tttcacatcacataaataaatagataaatagataaatcaatcaataaataggATAATATAAATACTTAATATGAACTGAAGTCTACTGTCCTCTGATTTCAAATGTTATACAGAATTattcaacaacacagaaactgtctgtctgtctccatcctctgacacacagagacgtggacagacagacaggtcctTCTTTTTATAATAACATATCAATAGGTTGCCGTGGCAACAGCATCTGTCCGATCAGCGTGCTTACTCTGTCGTCTTCCcgtagaaagaaagaaaactgtaaaaagaCAAACGCCTGCCCTCCACGAGGTCACCCTGCtgaggggaggtggaggagggaggggatgtTGGCAGCGGTTTCCATGGAGATGGCGCCGGTGGCTGGCAGTGGCCCAATCAGAGTCTGTCGCGGGCGAGAACCCAGATGTAGGGACCGCTCTGCTCCTCGATGACAGCCTTCACCAGGTGGTAGACCTCCTCGAAGCTGTCGCCATGCACGATGgctaaatacacacacacgcacacacacacacacacacgcacacacacacacacacacacacacacacacacacacacacacacacacacacacacacacacacacacacacacagctaagtTTGTACTTAACTAACACCTGTCGTGTCTCTGGATGCAGGAAGGTGTTTTTACCTGTGAAACACTCCAGGAAGTCCTGCTCCAGTTTAATGGCTCGATCCAGAGCTTTCCTCGCCTGATCCTCCGACAGACGCTTGTTCAgatccctacacacacacacacacacacacagatacacacacacacacacacacacacacacacacacacacacacacacacacacacacacacacacacacacacacatacacacacagagacacacacacacacacacacacacacacacacagagacacacacacacagatatacacacacacacacacagatatacacacacacacacacacacacacacacacacacacacatacacacacagagacacacagagacacacacacacacacacacagagacacacacacacagatatacacacacacacacacacacacacacacacatacacacacagagacacacagagacacacacacacacacacacacacacacagagacacacacacacagatatacacacacacacacacacacacacagatacacacacacacacacacacacacacacaaatagacacacacacacacacacacacacacacacacacacacacacacacacagacagacacacacacacacacacagagacacacacacacacacacacacacacagatacacacacacacagatacacacacacacacacacagacacacacatacacacacagagacacacacacacacacacacacacacacacacacagatacacacacacacacacacacacacacacatacacacacacacacagacacacacagacacacacacacacacagatatacacacacacacacacacacacacagatatacacacacacacacacacacacacagacacacacacacacacagacagacacacacacacacacacagagacacacacacacacacacacacagatacacacacacacacacacacacacacatacacacacacacagacacacacagacacacacacacacacagatatacacacacacacacacacacacacagatatacacacacacacacacacagatacacacacacacacacacacacacagacacacacacacacacacacacacacacacacacacagacacacacacacacacacacacacacaaagtcaactTTTCTATTTAACAAAGATATCCCATCGATATGTCTGACTTCTTCTGTCTGAATCTTCCCTaatgtgacatcactgatggTCACTGACTTACAGGATGTTCTCGAGGGAGCGTGGTCTGATGAAGATGGCGATAGGGTGAAGCTGAGCCGCCTGCAGTCTCCTCACCGCGTTAGCCGACACGTCCAggatgcagtgtttcccctggagggcacacacacacacacacacacacacacacacacacacacacacacacacacacacacacacagacacacacacacacacacacacacacacacacacacacagacacacacacacacacacacacagacacacagacacacacacacacacacacacacacacacacacacacagacacacagacacacacacacacacacacacacacacacacacacagacacagacacagacacacacacacacacacacacacacacacacacacacagacacagacacagacacacacagacacagacacacacacacacacacacacacagacacacacacacacacacacacacacacacacacagacacacacacacagacacacacacacacacagacacacacacacacacacacacacacacacacagacacacacacacacacacacacacagacacacacacacagacacacacacacacacacagacacacacacacacacacacacacagacacagacacacactcagacacacacagacacagacacacacacacacacacacactcagacacacacacagacacagacacagacacagacacacacacacacacacacacacacacacacacacacacacacacacacacacacacacacacacacacacacacacacacacacacacactcctttacCATCAGTATAAATACAATACTCTATTCATTTCTGTCACTATGGTTACACTGTTATTCGTTAAagatgttgccatggtaacagcagtCTCACCTGCTCGGCCACCTGCCGCACGCTCTGCACTGACGTCCCGTACAGGTGGTTGTTGTACTGCCCCGCCTCGATGAAGCGGTGGGACTGGATGTCCCGCTCCATCTGTTCCCGTGACGACACAAAGTGGTAGTCCCGCCCATCGGCCTCGTAGTCTCTCCGAGGCCGAGtcgtgtctgcagagagagagagtcatttcctgtttgcttACATCACACTTCCTGTTCAAGCTGTGAAACTTACGAGGGACGCAAGAGC
The Labrus mixtus unplaced genomic scaffold, fLabMix1.1 SCAFFOLD_195, whole genome shotgun sequence DNA segment above includes these coding regions:
- the LOC132967024 gene encoding disks large homolog 4-like, which gives rise to LSLSLSVSLSLSVSLSLSVSLSVSLSLSVSLSLSVSLSLSLSLSLSLSLSLSVSHSLSLSVDYARPVIILGPTKDRVNDDLLSEYPDKFGSCVPHTTRPRRDYEADGRDYHFVSSREQMERDIQSHRFIEAGQYNNHLYGTSVQSVRQVAEQGKHCILDVSANAVRRLQAAQLHPIAIFIRPRSLENILDLNKRLSEDQARKALDRAIKLEQDFLECFTAIVHGDSFEEVYHLVKAVIEEQSGPYIWVLARDRL